From the Bacteroidia bacterium genome, one window contains:
- a CDS encoding tetratricopeptide repeat protein, with protein MNLKKISFEKIFFAFLITATFSACTNNGTYALDFLQKGNVADSLKHYKEAINDYNKALEFNPNYAIAYNNRGKTEIDMENYQAAIIDCNKAIVLNTNLSSAYSNRGLAEISLKDYTKAIQDCNNAIVLNPTIAGAYNNRGLAESDMDSCQKAIKDYNKAIALDIRFTEAYANRGFMEINLQEYEKGIKDLNKAIELDSTFSIAYYNRGIAEDKLKDYKHALQDCNKAIELDSNSAVSFLYRGMVKFNSGNAVASVPDFEKATHLDSTDVAAFANLGVAKYNLKDFDGAKIACNKAIQLDSSLAKDLQQYMK; from the coding sequence ATGAATCTTAAAAAAATTAGTTTTGAAAAAATATTTTTCGCTTTCCTAATAACTGCAACGTTTTCAGCATGTACAAACAATGGAACTTATGCTTTAGATTTTCTACAAAAAGGAAATGTAGCTGATTCTCTGAAACATTATAAAGAGGCAATAAATGATTATAACAAAGCCCTTGAATTTAATCCGAATTATGCCATTGCATACAACAATCGCGGAAAAACAGAAATTGACATGGAGAATTATCAAGCAGCAATAATAGACTGCAACAAAGCAATTGTATTGAACACGAATCTATCCTCAGCCTACTCCAATAGAGGGTTAGCAGAAATTAGCTTAAAGGATTATACAAAAGCTATACAAGACTGTAACAATGCGATTGTACTCAATCCAACTATTGCAGGAGCTTATAATAATCGAGGATTGGCAGAAAGTGATATGGACAGTTGCCAAAAAGCAATAAAGGATTATAACAAAGCCATTGCATTGGATATAAGGTTTACAGAAGCTTATGCCAATCGAGGATTTATGGAAATTAACCTACAAGAATATGAGAAGGGAATAAAGGACTTGAACAAAGCTATTGAATTGGATTCAACTTTTTCAATTGCATACTACAATCGGGGCATTGCAGAAGACAAGTTAAAGGATTATAAACACGCGCTGCAAGATTGTAACAAGGCAATTGAATTAGATTCAAATTCTGCAGTTTCTTTTCTCTATCGAGGAATGGTAAAATTTAATTCTGGTAACGCAGTTGCTTCTGTTCCAGACTTTGAAAAGGCTACTCATTTAGATTCTACTGATGTAGCTGCGTTTGCTAATCTTGGAGTAGCAAAATACAATTTAAAAGATTTTGATGGCGCAAAAATAGCTTGTAATAAAGCAATTCAGTTAGATTCTTCGCTTGCGAAAGATTTACAACAATACATGAAATAA
- the sucC gene encoding ADP-forming succinate--CoA ligase subunit beta, with the protein MNLHEYQGKDILKKYGVRVQEGIVADTPEKAVEAAKELQKQTGTSWWVVKAQIHAGGRGKAGGVKLAKNLDEVKKIASEIIGMNLVSRQTGPQGKKVGKVLIAQDVYYPGESKTAEFYMGVLLNRQSGRNVIMYSTEGGMDVEEVAAKTPELIHKEEIDPKVGLRDFQCRKIAFNLGLSGNAFKEMTKFIANLYKAYDGTDSSMFEINPVLKTSDDKILAVDAKVTLDNNALYRHPDYLALRDLTEEDPTEVDAGNHNLNYVQLDGNVGCMVNGAGLAMATMDIIKLAGGNPANFLDVGGTADAARVEQAFRIILKEPKVEAILVNIFGGIVRCDRVAQGIVDAYKNMGTIRVPIIVRLQGTNAVEAKKIIDDSGLKVYSAILLQEAADLVQQVLKK; encoded by the coding sequence ATGAATTTACACGAATATCAAGGAAAAGACATTTTAAAAAAATATGGCGTGCGCGTGCAAGAAGGCATCGTAGCTGACACTCCTGAAAAAGCAGTGGAGGCTGCGAAAGAATTGCAAAAGCAAACTGGCACAAGTTGGTGGGTGGTAAAAGCACAAATTCATGCGGGCGGCAGAGGAAAAGCGGGTGGCGTTAAATTAGCCAAAAACTTGGACGAAGTAAAAAAAATAGCAAGTGAAATTATCGGAATGAATTTGGTTTCGCGCCAAACTGGTCCGCAAGGAAAAAAAGTCGGGAAAGTATTGATAGCACAGGATGTTTATTATCCTGGTGAAAGCAAAACAGCCGAATTTTATATGGGCGTTTTATTAAATCGCCAAAGCGGAAGAAACGTAATTATGTACTCTACCGAAGGCGGAATGGATGTGGAAGAAGTGGCAGCAAAAACGCCTGAACTTATTCACAAAGAAGAAATAGATCCGAAAGTGGGATTGCGCGATTTTCAATGTCGCAAAATTGCTTTCAACTTGGGCTTGAGCGGAAATGCGTTTAAAGAAATGACGAAATTTATTGCCAATCTTTACAAAGCGTATGATGGAACGGATTCGTCCATGTTTGAAATAAATCCAGTTTTAAAAACTTCGGACGATAAAATCTTAGCCGTTGATGCCAAAGTAACATTGGATAACAACGCGCTGTATCGTCATCCTGATTATCTCGCTTTGCGCGATTTAACGGAAGAAGATCCGACAGAAGTAGATGCTGGAAATCACAATTTGAATTATGTGCAATTAGACGGAAACGTAGGCTGCATGGTAAATGGCGCAGGTTTAGCAATGGCAACAATGGACATTATTAAATTGGCAGGCGGAAATCCAGCAAACTTCTTGGACGTTGGAGGAACAGCAGATGCAGCGCGAGTGGAACAAGCATTTCGGATTATTTTGAAAGAGCCAAAAGTAGAAGCTATTTTAGTAAATATTTTTGGAGGAATTGTTCGTTGTGATCGCGTGGCGCAAGGAATTGTAGATGCTTACAAAAATATGGGAACTATTAGAGTGCCTATTATTGTTCGTTTGCAAGGAACAAATGCGGTGGAAGCGAAAAAAATAATTGATGATTCGGGACTAAAAGTTTATTCGGCAATTTTGTTGCAAGAAGCAGCAGATTTAGTTCAGCAAGTATTGAAAAAATAA
- a CDS encoding isocitrate dehydrogenase (NADP(+)): protein MAKIKVANPVVELDGDEMTRVIWKFIKDKLILPYLDLDIKYFDLGVEHRDATNDQVTIDSAEAIKKYNVGIKCATITPDEARVTEFKLKQMWKSPNGTIRNILDGTVFREPIVCKNVPRLVPNWTAPICIGRHAFGDQYRATDFVTKGKGKLTITFTPENGDAQQSFEVYNFKGDGVALAMYNTDESIRGFAHSCFNMALQKKWPLYLSTKNTILKKYDGRFKDIFEEIYQQDYKAKYQAAGITYEHRLIDDMVASALKWNGNFVWACKNYDGDVQSDTVAQGFGSLGLMTSVLVTPDGKTMEAEAAHGTVTRHFRDHEAGKPTSTNPIASIFAWTRGLEFRGMLDKNVELVNFCKALEEVCVETVESGKMTKDLAVCIHGNKVNHGEHYLYTEEFLTALDTNLQKKLAK from the coding sequence ATGGCAAAAATTAAAGTAGCAAATCCTGTTGTAGAATTAGATGGCGATGAAATGACGCGCGTTATTTGGAAGTTTATAAAAGACAAATTGATTCTTCCTTATTTGGATTTAGATATTAAATATTTCGACTTAGGAGTGGAACACCGCGATGCTACAAACGATCAAGTTACGATTGATTCTGCGGAAGCAATAAAAAAATACAATGTTGGAATTAAATGTGCAACTATCACACCTGACGAAGCGCGCGTTACGGAATTTAAGTTGAAACAAATGTGGAAATCGCCAAACGGAACTATTCGTAATATTTTGGATGGAACTGTTTTTCGTGAACCGATTGTGTGTAAAAATGTACCACGTTTAGTTCCAAACTGGACGGCTCCTATTTGTATCGGTCGTCATGCTTTTGGTGATCAATACCGCGCAACGGATTTCGTTACCAAAGGAAAAGGAAAATTAACCATTACGTTTACGCCCGAAAATGGTGATGCTCAACAATCGTTTGAAGTTTATAATTTTAAAGGTGATGGCGTTGCACTTGCGATGTACAACACGGATGAATCTATCAGAGGATTTGCGCATTCGTGCTTCAACATGGCTTTACAGAAAAAATGGCCACTTTATTTATCTACAAAAAATACCATTTTAAAAAAATACGATGGACGTTTTAAAGATATTTTCGAAGAAATTTATCAGCAAGATTACAAAGCAAAATACCAAGCTGCCGGCATTACTTACGAGCATCGTTTGATTGATGATATGGTAGCAAGCGCTTTAAAATGGAATGGAAATTTTGTGTGGGCTTGTAAAAACTATGATGGTGATGTGCAAAGCGATACAGTGGCGCAAGGCTTTGGCTCATTGGGTTTAATGACTTCTGTATTAGTAACTCCCGATGGAAAAACAATGGAGGCAGAAGCGGCACACGGCACTGTTACACGCCATTTCAGAGATCACGAAGCAGGAAAACCAACTTCTACGAATCCAATTGCTTCTATTTTTGCTTGGACAAGAGGATTGGAATTTAGAGGAATGTTGGATAAAAATGTGGAACTCGTAAACTTCTGCAAAGCCTTAGAAGAAGTTTGTGTGGAGACTGTTGAAAGCGGAAAAATGACAAAAGATTTAGCCGTTTGTATTCACGGAAATAAAGTAAATCACGGAGAACATTATTTGTATACTGAAGAATTTTTAACGGCTTTAGATACTAATTTGCAAAAGAAATTGGCAAAATAA